Proteins from one Penicillium digitatum chromosome 2, complete sequence genomic window:
- a CDS encoding Integral membrane protein, putative encodes MRLLYLRDAIFRRDNDSIIMSSRGTLGMIVSVVFTALATCFVAMRMYTRVKLMNRVEANDWMVIIALVNSYVFMALDIIEAVSGMGVHLKNIPPSILERQMKAFWLTIPFYNAAVLCAKASILMQYFRVFPTHRMRVVCWVMITFLGIYGTWAVISAFLNCVPVAKFWDESIPGFCLSKTNLWFSNASMHISTDVAILVIPIPALMAVDLPRKQKIALMIMFALGGFVCITSIVRLVSLKKISDSTDPTYDNVGAASWSAIECNTGIICACLPTLKPLIARFFPGMVSTFNASRTTRGDTTRRNSDWNGDATTFATPGEEHEYGAGDPERVLALVPSTGFRPSLKRWTREEEKKLARISSVPGPRPKRKHPRPLPVDVAVPF; translated from the exons ATGAGGCTATTGTACCTTCGAGATGCGATCTTCAGGCGAGATAATGATAGCATCATTATGTCTTCCCGGGGTACGCTGGGCATGATTGTAAGCGTTGTGTTCACGGCCTTGGCGACCTGCTTCGTGGCGATGAGGATGTATACTCGTGTGAAACTTATGAATCGAGTGGAGGCAAATGACTGGATGGTCATTATTGCATTG GTAAACTCATATGTCTTCATGGCCCTCGACATTATTGAAGCCGTCAGTGGCATGGGAGTGCATTTGAAAAATATCCCACCAAGCATTCTCGAAAGACAGATGAAG GCCTTCTGGCTCACCATTCCTTTCTACAACGCCGCCGTCCTGTGTGCCAAAGCTTCGATTCTGATGCAGTACTTCCGAGTCTTCCCAACACATCGCATGCGCGTTGTCTGTTGGGTCATGATCACCTTCCTAGGTATCTATGGTACTTGGGCAGTGATCAGTGCCTTTCTCAACTGCGTTCCCGTCGCCAAATTCTGGGACGAATCCATCCCAGGTTTCTGTTTGAGCAAGACCAACCTGTGGTTCTCCAATGCTAGTATGCATATCTCGACTGATGTGGCCATCTTAGTCATTCCCATCCCAGCTTTAATGGCAGTCGACTTGCCCCGAAAACAAAAGATCGCCTTAATGATCATGTTCGCTTTAGGTGGCTT CGTCTGCATCACCAGTATCGTCCGTCTAGTCAGCCTAAAAAAGATCTCCGATTCAACCGATCCTACCT ACGACAACGTCGGCGCCGCCTCTTGGTCCGCCATCGAATGCAACACAGGCATAATCTGCGCCTGTCTACCAACCCTAAAACCCCTCATCGCCCGCTTCTTCCCAGGCATGGTGTCGACTTTCAACGCCAGCCGTACCACCCGCGGCGACACAACCCGGCGCAACTCTGACTGGAACGGCGATGCGACAACCTTCGCCACACCCGGCGAAGAACACGAATACGGCGCCGGTGACCCGGAGCGCGTTCTAGCTCTCGTTCCTAGTACCGGCTTCAGACCTAGTCTTAAGCGCTGGAcgagagaggaagagaagaagttgGCTCGGATTTCTTCTGTTCCTGGGCCTCgtccaaaaagaaagcacCCTCGTCCTTTGCCTGTGGATGTGGCGGTGCCGTTCTGA
- a CDS encoding Aminoglycoside phosphotransferase: MARKRHLLRREVTYEDVKDEEFNILHQLEFHGQQLQFFTHLWDKRDWMKTVVAHHLNLASPSACEVSGVKDWLYGSFNVCVPITINYQHKARVLLRFPLPYRVGEAFNPGNGDEKIRCEAATYAWLQENCSDIPIPQLYGFSLSSGEVFTFAGCMPLFSRFYFHMRRRLLLWLGRPIPSNYTRHQYRNAISIDGLAGISTGYILVEFVDKTKGQMLSNTWSNGRHDPILQTNLFRDLSRIFLSLFRSPLPRIGSLSIDNYGYLHVSNRPLSVEIQQLENEGICTDMSREYTYSTVDSYLTDLLGVHDNRFRFQPNAVNNLGDCAYQLSVLSAMRTVSQSIFSRTFRRGPFVLCFTDLHQSNIFVSDQWQIKCLVDLEWACSRPIEMVIPPYWLTDKGVDEIIPEEYDAIRRIFMETLVNEEEKPVCDNLIKHDHESTALRLSEIMNKTWDSGAFWYTIGISSPSGLFNIFNHHIKPLFCAKDYDEDFGVVMPFFFDKNVGAIAARKLADKEKYDEDLQRAFNYHAKEE, translated from the exons ATGGCAAGGAAACGACATCTTCTTCGACGAGAAGTCACATACGAAGATGTGAAAGATGAAGAGTTCAACATTCTCCACCAGCTTGAATTTCATGGTCAACAGCTTCAGTTTTTCACTCACCTCTGGGACAAACGCGACTGGATGAAAACCGTCGTTGCCCACCATCTCAACTTGGCATCACCATCTGCATGCGAAGTTTCAGGAGTCAAAGATTGGCTCTATGGTAGCTTCAATGTTTGTGTGCCGATCACTATCAACTATCAGCATAAGGCCCGGGTTCTTCTTCGATTCCCTCTTCCGTATCGTGTGGGCGAGGCCTTCAATCCTGGTAATGGTGATGAGAAAATACGGTGTGAAGCAGCAACCTATGCCTGGCTTCAAGAAAACTGCTCGGACATACCAATACCCCAGCTTTATGGCTTTTCTTTGTCGTCTGGCGAAGTG TTCACCTTTGCAGGCTGTATGCCATTGTTCTCTCGTTTTTACTTCCACATGCGTCGCCGCCTTTTATTGTGGCTAGGAAGACCTATTCCATCAAACTACACCCGCCATCAGTACCGAAACGCTATCTCCATTGATGGGCTGGCTGGTATCAGTACTGGTTACATTCTGGTTGAATTCGTCGATAAAACAAAAGGTCAAATGCTCTCAAATACGTGGAGCAATGGACGACATGACCCTATTCTACAGACAAACCTATTCCGTGATCTCTCTCGGATTTTTCTTAGTCTTTTCCGATCTCCGCTACCTAGAATCGGCTCGCTATCGATCGATAACTACGGCTATTTGCATGTTTCCAATCGGCCTCTTTCAGTTGAAATACAGCAGCTGGAGAACGAGGGAATATGCACTGACATGTCACGTGAATATACATACTCGACAGTTGACTCATATCTGACGGATTTGTTGGGGGTTCATGACAACCGATTTCGTTTTCAACCAAACGCTGTTAATAACCTCGGAGACTGTGCATACCAGCTCTCCGTACTATCTGCCATGCGAACGGTTTCCCAATCGATCTTTAGCCGGACTTTCCGAAGAGGTCCATTTGTTCTCTGCTTCACAGACCTCCATCAAAGCAACATCTTTGTTAGTGACCAGTGGCAGATAAAATGCCTTGTGGATCTTGAGTGGGCTTGCTCTCGACCAATCGAGATGGTCATACCTCCCTACTGGCTCACGGACAAAGGCGTAGATGAGATTATCCCAGAAGAATATGACGCTATCCGCCGAATTTTTATGGAGACATTGGTTaacgaggaagaaaagccaGTCTGCGATAATTTGATCAAGCATGATCATGAATCTACAGCGTTGCGTCTTTCAGAGATTATGAACAAAACATGGGACTCGGGAGCTTTCTGGTATACAATTGGGATCTCAAGCCCCTCGGGGTTGTTCAATATCTTTAATCACCATATCAAGCCTTTATTTTGTGCCAAGGATTACGATGAAGACTTTGGTGTGGTCATGCCTTTCTTCTTTGATAAGAATGTTGGAGCTATCGCAGCTCGCAAGCTTGCAGATAAAGAAAAATATGACGAAGACCTTCAGCGTGCCTTTAATTACCATGCCAAGGAAGAATGA
- a CDS encoding Proteasome maturation ans ribosome synthesis protein Nop10, putative — MAETTAASTKPVHTIVLDAGPILKNTPPLSTLLAQCDEIITTPSVVSEIRDPDARARVETLYLPFLKQRSPTPKSFNIISEFARKTGDRSVLSRTDIEVLALAYEIECEKNEGDWRLRSVPGQKRINGKPPVKEESEEAKPEDAEVEAITEGVKETTVTDVQKESPTEKETAAANDADEIAEVDVAVADEEEKDEDVDADDAADSDDGEWITPSNYKKRLAEDESGTATLTAAPKTMQVATMTTDFACQNVLLQMNLNLLSTTTLQKIQHLRTFIKRCHACFLTTKEMNKQFCPRCGKDTLTRVSCTTTANGAFTMHLKKNMQWNKRGNVYSVPKPIAGSANGKWKGGGGQRGWGTELVLAEDQKEYVRANEEEARRQRRERDLMDEDYLPGILTGERNRAGGRTKVGAGRNVNSKKR; from the exons ATGGCTGAAACTACTGCCGCATCCACGAAGCCTGTCCACACAATCGTGCTGGACGCTGGCCCGATTCTCAAGAATACCCCGCCGCTTTCAACCCTCCTTGCCCAGTGCGACGAAATTATCACCACCCCCTCCGTGGTGAGCGAGATCCGCGACCCCGATGCCCGCGCACGCGTTGAGACCCTTTACCTGCCTTTCTTAAAGCAGCGATCCCCTACACCCAAGAGCTTCAATATTATCAGCGAATTCGCTCGCAAAACCGGTGACCGTTCTGTCCTGAGTAGAACCGATATTGAGGTCCTCGCGCTTGCCTACGAAATTGAGTGCGAAAAGAATGAAGGAGATTGGCGGCTAAGAAGCGTGCCTGGCCAGAAGAGAATCAATGGAAAGCCGCCTGTTAAGGAGGAATCCGAGGAGGCCAAGCCCGAGGACGCGGAGGTGGAAGCCATTACGGAGGGCGTGAAAGAGACCACAGTGACAGACGTCCAGAAGGAGTCTCCTACGGAGAAAGAAACTGCTGCAGCCAACGATGCTGACGAAATCGCCGAGGTTGATGTTGCGGTtgctgatgaagaagagaaggatgAAGATGTGGATGCGGATGATGCTGCTGATTCTGATGACGGAGAATGGATCACACCCTCAAACTACAAAAAGCGTCTCGCTGAGGATGAGTCGGGGACAGCGACTCTTACTGCTGCGCCCAAGACAATGCAGGTTGCGACGATGACCACGGATTTCGCC TGTCAAAATGTTCTGCTGCAAATGAACCTCAATCTTCTGTCTACCACCACCCTCCAGAAGATTCAACATCTTAGAACCTTCATCAAGCGCTGCCATGCCTGCTTCTTGACCACAAAGGAGATGAACAAGCAGTTCTGCCCTCGCTGTGGCAAGGATACTCTCACTCGTGTCTCATGCACGACCACTGCAAACGGCGCTTTCACAATGCACCTGAAGAAGAACATGCAGTGGAACAAGCGCGGCAATGTATACAGCGTCCCCAAACCGATCGCAGGTAGCGCCAACGGCAAATGGAAGGGCGGCGGTGGCCAGCGAGGATGGGGCACCGAGCTCgttcttgccgaagatcagAAGGAGTATGTCCGCGCCAATGAGGAAGAAGCGCGGCGGCAGCGTCGTGAGCGTGATCTCATGGACGAGGACTACCTGCCTGGTATCTTGACCGGCGAGCGCAATAGGGCTGGCGGTCGTACTAAGGTCGGTGCTGGCCGCAACGTCAACTCGAAGAAGCGCTAA